One Loxodonta africana isolate mLoxAfr1 chromosome 15, mLoxAfr1.hap2, whole genome shotgun sequence genomic window carries:
- the LOC100676640 gene encoding LOW QUALITY PROTEIN: olfactory receptor 8B8-like (The sequence of the model RefSeq protein was modified relative to this genomic sequence to represent the inferred CDS: substituted 1 base at 1 genomic stop codon): protein MVKPEKSLDFSVPGRGWIWNCMGNLGSTPNMTLLSCFHRSHWKRTDIGNSSLVTEFLLVGLTEYPKIQFPLFFLFLGIYIVTVAGNLGFITLIGLNVQLHTPMYYFLLNLSSTDFCYSSVITPKLLVNFVSKMNLISXAGCMTQLFFYCCFLSAECYVLTVMAYHHYVAICKPLLYTVTMSPQTCSLLAVIVYVGAFVGAWAHTGCMLRLTFCDANTINHYMCDILPLLELSCTSTLSNELVVFALVGFNIGVPSLTITVSYAYILSSIPHIHSREGSSKAFSTCSSHTIVVSVFFGSGAFMYLHPSSVLSMDQCKVSSIFYTVVVFMLDPLIYNFRNKEIKIALKKSFSRKTFS, encoded by the coding sequence ATGGTTAAACCAGAGAAGAGCCTGGATTTCTCAGTTCCAGGAAGGGGCTGGATTTGGAATTGTATGGGAAATCTGGGTTCTACCCCAAATATGACTCTACTCTCCTGTTTTCACAGATCCCACTGGAAGAGAACGGATATTGGAAACAGTTCCTTAGTGACTGAGTTTTTACTTGTAGGTTTAACAGAATATCCAAAGATCCAATTccccctcttcttcctcttcctaggAATCTACATTGTCACTGTGGCAGGTAACCTGGGATTTATCACTCTAATTGGCCTGAATGTTCAACTTCATACCCCTATGTATTATTTCCTCCTTAATTTATCCTCTACTGATTTCTGTTACTCTTCTGTCATCACCCCAAAACTGCTGGTAAACTTTGTGTCGAAGATGAACCTCATTTCCTAAGCAGGATGCATGACTCAGCTCTTTTTCTACTGCTGCTTTTTGAGTGCAGAGTGCTATGTGTTGACAGTGATGGCCTATCAtcactatgtggccatctgcaagcctctGCTGTACACGGTCACCATGTCCCCTCAAACCTGTTCTCTACTGGCTGTGATTGTGTATGTGGGGGCATTTGTTGGTGCCTGGGCTCACACGGGTTGCATGCTGAGGCTGACCTTCTGTGATGCCAACACAATCAACCACTACATGTGTGACATCCTCCCCCTCCTGGAGCTCTCTTGCACCAGCACTCTTAGCAATGAACTGGTGGTTTTCGCCCTTGTGGGTTTTAATATTGGTGTGCCCAGCCTCACCATCACTGTCTCTTACGCTTACATCCTCTCCAGCATCCCCCATATTCACTCCAGGGAAGGAAGTTCCAAAGCTTTCAGCACTTGTAGCTCACATACAattgttgtttctgttttctttggatCAGGTGCATTCATGTACCTCCATCCTTCTTCTGTTTTGTCCATGGACCAGTGTAAAGTGTCCTCCATATTCTATACCGTTGTGGTGTTCATGCTCGATCCGCTGATATACAACTTCAGGAAcaaggagattaaaattgccctGAAGAAAAGTTTCAGTAGAAAAACATTTTCCTGA